Proteins co-encoded in one Brassica oleracea var. oleracea cultivar TO1000 chromosome C4, BOL, whole genome shotgun sequence genomic window:
- the LOC106338595 gene encoding uncharacterized protein LOC106338595, with product MGGSPPSGDTVRSVKDYRRQVATTQKWPTKRTSDLPITFSPDDAEGVHAPHNDHLLVVLGIGEYDVTKILIDTGSSVNLIFRGTLQKMGVDLDDIKASSRTLTGFNGSSETILGTIRLPVRACGVTRTVKFAVVSTKAPYHAILGTPWLHSMQAVPSTYH from the coding sequence ATGGGAGGCTCCCCTCCTAGCGGAGACACTGTCCGTTCTGTAAAAGACTATCGTCGACAGGTCGCGACAACCCAGAAGTGGCCGACTAAACGGACAAGTGATCTTCCGATAACCTTCTCACCGGACGACGCTGAAGGAGTTCACGCTCCGCATAATGATCATCTTCTCGTCGTCCTTGGAATTGGAGAGTATGATGTCACCAAGATCCTCATTGACACCGGAAGTTCCGTCAACCTCATCTTCCGAGGAACTCTACAGAAGATGGGAGTTGATCTTGACGACATAAAAGCGTCTTCAAGGACATTAACCGGATTCAATGGATCCTCTGAAACTATCTTGGGAACGATCCGCCTCCCGGTACGCGCGTGTGGCGTTACTCGAACGGTTAAGTTTGCCGTTGTAAGCACAAAAGCTCCTTATCACGCTATACTCGGCACCCCTTGGCTACACTCGATGCAAGCCGTTCCTTCCACCTACCACTAG